Proteins found in one Sphaeramia orbicularis chromosome 8, fSphaOr1.1, whole genome shotgun sequence genomic segment:
- the il12rb2l gene encoding interleukin 12 receptor, beta 2a, like isoform X1: MATFRTGWLLSILLANLANCSPHAGRPVPPSHVSCHIPCNENSCDVDIHCFWDQPDLQPNTTYSLHWESAGREKSGNSSNGLIQREHFSSHSKLRVWVQAKNQYGSEKSPEVVFNNTADIIKPHPPKDILSYQEPLEIEWKSTCEQLQLSVGNCEVRHQAETDQAWIQQDEGGISANYALENSQPCTVYAFQVRCACNIGLMSDWSETHRIKRAERAPIGKVDVWRDCGISPTSSDCILTWKRLPISHACGDILGYEVRLFYNSSTEKLLNEPAAEPMVHLVCDEMQCHLNYSLKGVSSVNVSAYNALGATFPTHLDLPMSGEENNDQAIELEMKEKSLTVSWDVTSQLSDNLKEYVVQYKQAGSPLGEGFDWVRVEKSQRTGVFKGQFKKYTPYQVSLFTELHSGKGRYLSSNIAHFVQGSPSRVRSFKVLSSSSTHVTLFWEPVLMSKQNGVTPYYQIGVNQQNVYTVSAYPQHKNRTYELPNLTQGQEYEAWIRAVNGAGPGPNTTTHFNTERNEAYLIIVLWAIVVIVIIIPLAVLVFFRCPLVPSFLHEKVPDPRNSHIFCQMTHQSNDFLPWICIPVHEPHPKISLLEVVEIPPWASRSPQETTSQTDGLTRPLVGNGNNETDNALPEESETIHHKYGREEYSKMVDSDEERDKENEEEGADSWSCTEEDLLSGYEKHFMPTVLEILEV; this comes from the exons ATGGCCACATTTCGGACAGGATGGCTTCTGTCCATCTTGCTAGCCAACTTGGCAAACTGTTCTCCTCATGCAG GTCGTCCTGTGCCCCCCTCTCATGTCAGTTGCCATATCCCATGTAATGAGAATAGCTGTGATGTAGATATCCACTGCTTTTGGGATCAGCCAGACCTACAGCCCAACACAACCTACAGCCTGCACTGGGAATCAGCTGGCCG AGAGAAGAGTGGAAATAGTTCAAATGGGTTGATCCAGCGTGAACACTTTTCTAGCCACAGTAAACTGCGCGTTTGGGTCCAGGCTAAGAACCAGTATGGGTCTGAGAAGTCTCCTGAAGTTGTGTTCAACAACACAGCAGATATCA TTAAGCCACACCCTCCCAAAGACATATTAAGCTATCAGGAGCCGTTGGAGATTGAGTGGAAGTCAACTTGTGAACAGCTGCAGCTCTCTGTTGGAAACTGTGAAGTCCGACATCAGGCTGAGACAGACCAAGCCTGGATTCAG CAGGATGAGGGTGGAATTTCTGCCAACTATGCTTTGGAGAATTCCCAGCCCTGCACAGTTTATGCATTTCAAGTTCGTTGTGCATGTAACATAGGCTTGATGAGTGACTGGAGTGAGACGCATAGAATAAAGAGAGCAGAAAGAG CTCCTATTggaaaggtggatgtttggaggGACTGTGGGATATCACCCACAAGCTCTGATTGCATCCTCACCTGGAAG AGGCTTCCTATCTCTCATGCCTGCGGTGACATTCTAGGTTATGAAGTCAGGTTATTTTACAATAGTAGCACGGAAAAGCTCTTGAATGAGCCTGCTGCTGAGCCAATGGTCCATTTGGTGTGTGATGAGATGCAGTGCCACCTCAACTACTCCTTAAAGGGCGTCTCATCAGTCAATGTATCTGCTTACAATGCTCTTGGTGCCACGTTTCCAACTCATCTAGATTTGCCAATGTCAG GAGAAGAGAATAATGACCAAGCTATTGAATTGGAGATGAAAGAGAAGAGCCTCACTGTGTCCTGGGATGTAACCTCTCAGCTCTCTGACAACCTGAAGGAATATGTGGTGCAATACAAACAAGCAGGCAGCCCTCTGGGTGAAGGATTTGATTGGGTTAGAGTGGAAAAAAGCCAGAGAACAGGAGTATTTAAAG GTCAATTTAAGAAGTACACACCTTACCAAGTATCTCTGTTTACTGAATTACACAGCGGGAAGGGCCGTTACCTTTCTtcaaatattgcacattttgTTCAAGGAA GCCCATCCAGAGTGCGATCTTTTAAAGTactttccagcagttccactcatgTCACCTTATTTTGGGAGCCTGTTCTGATGTCCAAGCAGAATGGAGTGACACCGTACTACCAAATAGGAGTAAACCAGCAAAATG TGTACACTGTAAGTGCTTACCCACAGCACAAAAACAGGACTTATGAGCTGCCAAATCTCACTCAAGGCCAGGAATATGAGGCTTGGATTAGAGCTGTAAATGGAGCTGGACCTGGACCCAATACTACCACACATTTCAATACAGAACGCAATGAgg ccTACCTCATAATTGTCCTGTGGGCGATTGTTGTTATTGTAATCATTATTCCACTTGCAGTACTTGTTTTTTTCAG ATGTCCACTAGTGCCGTCTTTCTTGCATGAAAAAGTCCCAGATCCCAGAAATAGCCACATCTTCTGCCAGATGACGCACCAG AGTAATGACTTCCTTCCTTGGATCTGTATTCCCGTCCATGAGCCACATCCCAAAATCTCTTTGTTGGAAGTAGTGGAAATTCCACCATGGGCTTCCCGGTCCCCACAGGAGACAACCTCCCAAACTGACGGATTAACCAGACCGTTGGTGGGAAATGGAAATAATGAGACAGACAATGCCCTCCCAGAGGAGAGTGAAACGATACACCACAAATATGGAAGAGAGGAATACAGTAAAATGGTTGACTCCGATGAGGAAAGGGACAAGGAAAATGAGGAGGAAGGGGCTGATTCTTGGAGCTGTACAGAGGAAGATCTTTTGTCTGGATACGAAAAACACTTTATGCCAACTGTTTTAGAAATATTGGAAGTTTGA
- the rln3a gene encoding relaxin-3a, with translation MWKAVVLAVCVLVAGVQPMEDPAYGVKLCGREFIRAVIFTCGGSRWKRSLRSADVSEDPFSSHQDESSEGLSHNSVVESLLQGNRDISLSSRDSQDGGFLRPARSFISEEILEALRKADRKGRDLVVGLSNACCKWGCSKSEISSLC, from the exons ATGTGGAAAGCTGTGGTACTGGCTGTGTGTGTGCTGGTGGCTGGGGTTCAACCTATGGAGGACCCAGCATATGGTGTGAAGCTTTGTGGTCGTGAGTTCATCCGAGCAGTCATCTTCACTTGTGGAGGGTCTCGATGGAAGCGGTCACTCAGAAGTGCAG ATGTCTCAGAGGATCCTTTCAGCTCCCATCAGGATGAGTCTTCTGAGGGTTTGAGTCACAACTCTGTGGTCGAGAGTCTCCTCCAGGGAAACAGAGATATCAGCCTCTCGTCCAGAGACAGTCAGGACGGTGGGTTTCTCAGGCCGGCTCGTTCATTCATTTCAGAGGAAATCCTGGAAGCTTTGCGCAAGGCTGATCGCAAGGGCCGGGACCTGGTGGTCGGTTTGTCCAATGCCTGCTGCAAATGGGGCTGCAGCAAGAGTGAGATCAGCTCCCTTTGCTGA
- the il12rb2l gene encoding interleukin 12 receptor, beta 2a, like isoform X2: protein MATFRTGWLLSILLANLANCSPHAGRPVPPSHVSCHIPCNENSCDVDIHCFWDQPDLQPNTTYSLHWESAGREKSGNSSNGLIQREHFSSHSKLRVWVQAKNQYGSEKSPEVVFNNTADIIKPHPPKDILSYQEPLEIEWKSTCEQLQLSVGNCEVRHQAETDQAWIQDEGGISANYALENSQPCTVYAFQVRCACNIGLMSDWSETHRIKRAERAPIGKVDVWRDCGISPTSSDCILTWKRLPISHACGDILGYEVRLFYNSSTEKLLNEPAAEPMVHLVCDEMQCHLNYSLKGVSSVNVSAYNALGATFPTHLDLPMSGEENNDQAIELEMKEKSLTVSWDVTSQLSDNLKEYVVQYKQAGSPLGEGFDWVRVEKSQRTGVFKGQFKKYTPYQVSLFTELHSGKGRYLSSNIAHFVQGSPSRVRSFKVLSSSSTHVTLFWEPVLMSKQNGVTPYYQIGVNQQNVYTVSAYPQHKNRTYELPNLTQGQEYEAWIRAVNGAGPGPNTTTHFNTERNEAYLIIVLWAIVVIVIIIPLAVLVFFRCPLVPSFLHEKVPDPRNSHIFCQMTHQSNDFLPWICIPVHEPHPKISLLEVVEIPPWASRSPQETTSQTDGLTRPLVGNGNNETDNALPEESETIHHKYGREEYSKMVDSDEERDKENEEEGADSWSCTEEDLLSGYEKHFMPTVLEILEV, encoded by the exons ATGGCCACATTTCGGACAGGATGGCTTCTGTCCATCTTGCTAGCCAACTTGGCAAACTGTTCTCCTCATGCAG GTCGTCCTGTGCCCCCCTCTCATGTCAGTTGCCATATCCCATGTAATGAGAATAGCTGTGATGTAGATATCCACTGCTTTTGGGATCAGCCAGACCTACAGCCCAACACAACCTACAGCCTGCACTGGGAATCAGCTGGCCG AGAGAAGAGTGGAAATAGTTCAAATGGGTTGATCCAGCGTGAACACTTTTCTAGCCACAGTAAACTGCGCGTTTGGGTCCAGGCTAAGAACCAGTATGGGTCTGAGAAGTCTCCTGAAGTTGTGTTCAACAACACAGCAGATATCA TTAAGCCACACCCTCCCAAAGACATATTAAGCTATCAGGAGCCGTTGGAGATTGAGTGGAAGTCAACTTGTGAACAGCTGCAGCTCTCTGTTGGAAACTGTGAAGTCCGACATCAGGCTGAGACAGACCAAGCCTGGATTCAG GATGAGGGTGGAATTTCTGCCAACTATGCTTTGGAGAATTCCCAGCCCTGCACAGTTTATGCATTTCAAGTTCGTTGTGCATGTAACATAGGCTTGATGAGTGACTGGAGTGAGACGCATAGAATAAAGAGAGCAGAAAGAG CTCCTATTggaaaggtggatgtttggaggGACTGTGGGATATCACCCACAAGCTCTGATTGCATCCTCACCTGGAAG AGGCTTCCTATCTCTCATGCCTGCGGTGACATTCTAGGTTATGAAGTCAGGTTATTTTACAATAGTAGCACGGAAAAGCTCTTGAATGAGCCTGCTGCTGAGCCAATGGTCCATTTGGTGTGTGATGAGATGCAGTGCCACCTCAACTACTCCTTAAAGGGCGTCTCATCAGTCAATGTATCTGCTTACAATGCTCTTGGTGCCACGTTTCCAACTCATCTAGATTTGCCAATGTCAG GAGAAGAGAATAATGACCAAGCTATTGAATTGGAGATGAAAGAGAAGAGCCTCACTGTGTCCTGGGATGTAACCTCTCAGCTCTCTGACAACCTGAAGGAATATGTGGTGCAATACAAACAAGCAGGCAGCCCTCTGGGTGAAGGATTTGATTGGGTTAGAGTGGAAAAAAGCCAGAGAACAGGAGTATTTAAAG GTCAATTTAAGAAGTACACACCTTACCAAGTATCTCTGTTTACTGAATTACACAGCGGGAAGGGCCGTTACCTTTCTtcaaatattgcacattttgTTCAAGGAA GCCCATCCAGAGTGCGATCTTTTAAAGTactttccagcagttccactcatgTCACCTTATTTTGGGAGCCTGTTCTGATGTCCAAGCAGAATGGAGTGACACCGTACTACCAAATAGGAGTAAACCAGCAAAATG TGTACACTGTAAGTGCTTACCCACAGCACAAAAACAGGACTTATGAGCTGCCAAATCTCACTCAAGGCCAGGAATATGAGGCTTGGATTAGAGCTGTAAATGGAGCTGGACCTGGACCCAATACTACCACACATTTCAATACAGAACGCAATGAgg ccTACCTCATAATTGTCCTGTGGGCGATTGTTGTTATTGTAATCATTATTCCACTTGCAGTACTTGTTTTTTTCAG ATGTCCACTAGTGCCGTCTTTCTTGCATGAAAAAGTCCCAGATCCCAGAAATAGCCACATCTTCTGCCAGATGACGCACCAG AGTAATGACTTCCTTCCTTGGATCTGTATTCCCGTCCATGAGCCACATCCCAAAATCTCTTTGTTGGAAGTAGTGGAAATTCCACCATGGGCTTCCCGGTCCCCACAGGAGACAACCTCCCAAACTGACGGATTAACCAGACCGTTGGTGGGAAATGGAAATAATGAGACAGACAATGCCCTCCCAGAGGAGAGTGAAACGATACACCACAAATATGGAAGAGAGGAATACAGTAAAATGGTTGACTCCGATGAGGAAAGGGACAAGGAAAATGAGGAGGAAGGGGCTGATTCTTGGAGCTGTACAGAGGAAGATCTTTTGTCTGGATACGAAAAACACTTTATGCCAACTGTTTTAGAAATATTGGAAGTTTGA
- the LOC115424259 gene encoding transportin-2-like, producing the protein MEWQPDEQGLQQVLQLLKDSQSPNTVTQRAVQQKLEQLNQFPDFNNYLIFVLTRLKTEDEPTRSLSGLILKNNVKAHYQNFPPTVADFIKQECLNNIGDPSPLIRATIGILITTIASKGELQTWPELLPQLCNLLNSEDYNTCEGSFGALQKICEDSSELLDSDALNRPLNIMIPKFLQFFKHCSPKIRSHAIACVNQFIIGRAQALMDNIDTFIESLFALAADEDSEVRKNVCRALVMLLEVRIDRLIPHMHSIIQYMLQRTQDPDENVALEACEFWLTLAEQPICKEMLSGHLVQLIPILVNGMKYSEIDIILLKGDVEEDEAVPDSDQDIKPRFHKSRTVTLQHEGGEGEEDEDIEEDDDDDDDTLSDWNLRKCSAAALDVLANVFRDELLPHLLPLLKGLLFHPDWVIKESGILVLGAIAEGCMQGMVPYLPELIPHLIQCLCDKKALVRSIACWTLSRYAHWVVSQPPDSYLKPLMTELLKRILDGNKRVQEAACSAFATLEEEACTELVPYLSFILDTLVFAFGKYQHKNLLILYDAIGTLADSVGHHLNQPEYIQKLMPPLIAKWNELKDEDKDLFPLLECLSSVATALQSGFLPYCEPVYQRCVTLVQKTLAQAMMYNQHPDQYEAPDKDFMIVALDLLSGLAEGLGGHVEQLVARSNIMTLLFQCMQDTMPEVRQSSFALLGDLTKACFPHVKPCIAEFMPILGLNLNPEFISVCNNATWAIGEISMQMGAEMQPYVGMVLPHLVEIINRPNTPKTLLENTAITIGRLGYVCPQEVAPQLQNFIRPWCTSLRNIRDNEEKDSAFRGICVMIGVNPAGVVQDFIFFCDAVASWVNPKDDLRDMFYKILHGFKDQVGEENWQQFSEQFPPLLKERLSACYGV; encoded by the exons ATGGAGTGGCAGCCAGATGAGCAGGGACTCCAGCAGGTCCTCCAGCTGCTCAAGGACTCACAATCGCCTAACACAGTCACACAAAGAGCTGTCCAACAA AAACTTGAACAACTCAATCAATTTCCTGACTTCAACAACTATCTCATCTTTGTCCTCACACGACTCAAAACTGAAG ATGAGCCGACTCGCTCTCTGAGTGGTCTCATACTAAAGAACAATGTTAAAGCCCACTACCAGAACTTCCCCCCAACTGTGGCTGACTTCATCAAACAGGAATGTCTCAACAACATCGGTGACCCCTCACCGCTCATCCGTGCCACTATTG GCATCCTTATTACAACTATTGCCTCCAAAGGAGAGCTACAGACATGGCCTGAGCTGCTGCCTCAGCTCTGCAACTTGCTTAATTCTGAGGATTACAACACCTGCGAG GGCTCGTTTGGAGCGCTGCAGAAGATCTGTGAGGACTCGTCGGAGCTGTTGGACAGTGATGCTCTGAACAGACCGCTCAACATTATGATACCTAAATTCCTTCAGTTCTTCAAGCACTGCAGCCCCAAGATTAG GTCACATGCCATAGCCTGTGTGAACCAGTTCATCATTGGCAGAGCCCAGGCCCTTATGGACAACATTGACACATTTATAGAG aGTCTGTTTGCGCTGGCAGCAGATGAGGACTCTGAGGTTAGAAAGAATGTGTGCCGAGCTCTGGTCATGTTATTGGAGGTCCGCATTGACCGGCTCATCCCTCATATGCACAGTATAATCCAG TACATGCTGCAACGGACCCAGGATCCAGATGAGAATGTGGCTCTGGAGGCCTGTGAGTTTTGGTTGACTCTGGCTGAACAACCCATTTGTAAGGAGATGCTGTCTGGACATCTGGTGCA GCTAATACCAATCTTGGTAAATGGGATGAAATATTCAGAGATAGACATCATACTACTGAAG GGTGATGTGGAGGAAGATGAAGCCGTACCAGACAGCGATCAGGACATCAAACCCCGTTTCCACAAGTCACGCACTGTCACCTTACAGCATGAAGGAGGGGAAGGAGAGGAAGATGAGGACATTGAagaagatgatgacgatgatgatgacacaCTGTCCGACTGGAACCTAA gAAAGTGTTCAGCTGCAGCTCTGGACGTCCTGGCCAATGTGTTCCGTGATGAGCTACTGCCCCACCTCCTGCCCCTCCTGAAAGGCCTCCTCTTCCACCCAGACTGGGTCATCAAGGAGTCCGGCATCCTGGTGCTGGGGGCTATTGCTGAGG GATGCATGCAGGGCATGGTACCCTACCTGCCAGAGCTGATCCCCCACCTCATCCAGTGTCTGTGTGACAAAAAGGCCCTGGTGCGCTCCATTGCTTGCTGGACTCTGAGTCGCTATGCACATTGGGTGGTGTCGCAGCCCCCTGACTCCTACCTCAAACCCCTCATGACAGAGCTTCTGAAACGTATTCTGGATGGCAACAAGCGAGTCCAAGAGGCTGCATGCAG TGCGTTTGCCACACTGGAGGAAGAGGCGTGTACAGAGTTGGTACCCTACCTGAGCTTCATCCTGGACACATTGGTCTTTGCTTTTGGGAAGTACCAGCACAAAAATCTCCTCATCCTCTACGATGCCATAGGAACCCTGGCAGACTCAGTAGGCCACCACCTTAATCAGCCT GAGTACATTCAGAAATTGATGCCTCCACTTATTGCCAAGTGGAATGAGCTGAAGGATGAGGATAAGGATCTTTTCCCACTTTTGGAG tgTTTATCTTCAGTAGCCACAGCACTGCAGAGTGGGTTTCTTCCTTACTGCGAGCCAGTCTATCAGCGCTGTGTTACACTAGTCCAGAAAACACTAGCTCAGGCAATG ATGTACAACCAGCATCCGGACCAGTATGAGGCTCCTGACAAGGACTTTATGATTGTGGCTCTGGATCTGCTGAGTGGATTAGCTGAGGGTCTGGGGGGTCATGTGGAGCAGCTAGTGGCTCGCTCCAACATCATGACACTGCTTTTCCAGTGCATGCAG GATACTATGCCTGAGGTGAGACAGAGTTCCTTTGCTCTCCTGGGTGACTTAACAAAAGCCTGCTTCCCCCATGTTAAACCTTGCATTG CTGAGTTCATGCCCATCTTGGGGCTCAACCTGAACCCAGAGTTTATCTCTGTGTGTAACAACGCCACCTGGGCCATTGGAGAAATCTCCATGCAGATGG GTGCAGAGATGCAACCGTACGTGGGCATGGTCTTGCCACACCTGGTGGAGATCATAAATAGACCCAATACACCCAAGACTCTGTTGGAAAACACAG CCATTACGATCGGCAGACTGGGGTACGTCTGTCCCCAGGAAGTGGCACCACAACTACAGAATTTTATTAGACCGTG GTGCACGTCTTTGAGGAATATCAGAGATAACGAGGAGAAGGACTCAGCCTTCCGTGGAATTTGTGTTATGATCGGTGTCAATCCAGCTGGAGTGGTGCAG GACTTCATTTTCTTCTGTGACGCTGTAGCTTCCTGGGTCAACCCCAAAGATGACCTGAGAGACATGTTTTATAAG ATCCTGCATGGCTTCAAGGACCAGGTTGGAGAGGAGAACTGGCAGCAGTTCTCTGAGCAGTTTCCTCCTTTGTTGAAGGAGCGCCTGTCGGCCTGCTATGGCGTCTAA